CATCGTCAACGCCGGCGTCAACAACCTCGTGGTCGACATGTCGGGCTGGGACACCATCACGTGGAATCTGGCGGCGTGGTATCGGGTCTGAGGGGCGAAGGAGCGCGGCGAATGCCGGCATGACATCGTCACGCCCCTTGCGCGCGCATCAGCCGCGGGCGTCGAGCTGGCCCTTCCGGCCGGACGCGGCGGCCTGCTGCGCGGCGTAGGCGGACGCCGCGTTCGATGCCGGCGAATAATGCCCGAGCGATTCGGCGAGCTCTTCGGCGGCGTCGGTGAGCTGCTTCATGATCGCGGCACTGTCGGTCGACGTCTTGCCTGCGGAATGCAGGATCTCGAACGAGATTCCGTTGGGAAGATCGACATGGATCTTGTCGATCCCGACCGCGCCCGGCGTTCCGTCCTGGCTAGCCTGATCGGCGCTCGTGGCCAGCTGTCCGAAGTTTTGCTCGTCCGCGAGCCTCCGCACGAAATCCTCGATGGACTTGAGCGCCTCGCTGTCGAAACCGCCGCCGCCGAAATGGACGATGCCAACCGACATGCCGTTCGGCAGATCGACCTTGATCTCATCGTAAGGCGCGCCGTCCTGCAGCATCGACGAAAAGGCCGAGGCGTCGTCCTGCGCGCCATCGGCCGGCTTGGATGAACTGGCGGAGAATGGCGAACCCGCCGCGCTGCCGCCACCGATGCTGCTCATGCTGCCGACACTCATACCCGAACTCCACTGCTCATTTGCGAACGCAGCTCTTGCGTGCAACGCGCATGCCAGCTCGCGGATTCATGTTCATCAAGGACTTATCGCCAATTGCGGATAGCAGCTCGGTCACGCCGGCAAATCCGTCCCGGCAGAAACTGCCGATCTGCGATGGACGAGATCGTGCCACGCAGCTCACTCTCGTGTCCCGGACAAGCTGCAACGCGCAAGCGTTGCGGCGCAGAGCCGGGACCCAGGGCAACATGGCACGGCGCCGATAGATGGGCCCCGGCTCTGCAGCGCACCGCTGAACCGGACGATGCTTCGCATCGACGGGATAGCGCTACGCAGCGTCCGGGGCACGAGACCATCTTTCATCGATTCCCAAATCGCAAACACGGCTTCGCGTCCTCGCGGCGCGTTTCGCCCGAGCTTTGCTTGATCACTCCGCCCTCCAATCCAAGAGGGCACAGGGAAGGCCGGGTGCCGACTGGCACCCGCGGTCCGCTGCGCGAAAATGCACACGCAGAAAGAACCGCACAGCAGCATACAGGTGTCGCCGATCACTCGGCCTTCCCTGCGCGATGGTTGCACGGCTTATGCCGTGATCTCCCGGGAGCCGAACTTTCCTTCTGGCCTCCCTCGCCCCGCGAATTTGGATGATGCAGTCCGCCCGGTTGGGCTCGCTCGCACCTTCGCGGAAACTTGACCGTGGCAACGACGGCCAGGACCACACGGTTTTGCCGTACGCACGGCCCGCCATTTCACCCGCAGTATTCCCAGACTCCGTCGACAGAGCCGGAAACTTACGAACGAGACGAACCTAGCAGCGCCGTCGTCCGCACGCGGTTACGAGCTCACAGGGACTACCCGCCCTGCCCGCACCTCTCATGCCGACGCTGCCGCGTCCACCGCAACCCCGGCTCGCGAACATGACGACTGCAAGTCGCCCCTCTTGGGTGAGCCGGGATGAACCATCACATACGCCGAAACCGAATTTCGGTAAAGTGGAATATTTTTGTCGGGAGGGGTTGACGGAGGGCGAAACAGGGCTGGTGGGCTGCGGGTGGCGTATCTGCGCCTCTTTTGATCCACAGCAATTTGCTCCTCAGTCAACCAAATAACTCACGCCAACTCATCAAGAACCTTGTATCCGATTTCTTCGACGGTCACAAAGTCAGTCAACATTTGAACGTGAAACACCGGGCGACCAGTCGTTTCCTTGACCGAGTGCGCGATGAGGGGCTGAAACACCAATAGCTTCTCCACTTCGAAGCTCAACATCTCATATTCCGATACATCCTCCCTTGAGTAGAGAGCCTCCGTCATTCGACGAGAGAGTGCATTGTATTCGTCAGTGTCCTTTAAGCGCACATTTCCAGGTGGAATGTAGAGAGGAATACGATGCGCAAGTGCGTCCCTATATTCGATGAGATACTCAAGCCACGGATCAATGCTCTCTAGATAGAGTCGAAATTCGTGGCTGAGGGCTGCGCGCAGCTCTTTGTTATTGGACCGAAACCCCACCCGAGCCCTAGGAATGCTACTCTCCAACCCCCGTTCGTAGACCCACACCCAAGCAAGATTATCAATGCAGCCGTAAACATTCGCGTAGAAGGCCTGAATGTTGATCTGAGCATCGTGCAGCACGTTTCGATCTGGCACTGCGCTCTCATCTGGAGCAATCAGAGTAAATACATTCTCTATGCATCGCTTGATGGTACCGAGTCGGCGGCCATAACCGTGCTGCGCATACTCCCACGACCGCTCAGTACCATACCGACGGTGAGTGACCGCAAACATCAACCTATTGTACTTTGGCTCTATTTCACTAAGAGTCTCTTTGATCTTTTCTATTTGATCGGGTTTCAGGTAGCTTGCTGCACTTTGCTCTTTGGCCATTCACCGCAGCCTTCAGTTGTTAAATTTGCCGTATCGCAAAGAGGGCCAGACGACTAGAGCGAGCGAAGCACGACGAGGCGCTGTCTAGCGACAGGGCATCTTAGACGCGTAGAATGAGGAGAACGAAGTGAAACCCATCGAATTTTCTCTGCCAACCTACGGCACGATGGGATTCGCAAATGCTCTCCTCATCTACGCGCAAAAAGAGTTAAAGCCACTGCTGTGACTTTTAGCGCCTTTTCAAAGATCAAGGCTCGCGATCCAATATGTCCTTCAAAGCTTTGCTTACTTCGTCGCAAAGTTGCCTGAGTTGCGTCAATTCCGCTTGCACCGAGCTGTCGATCGACACCTTCGGTAATCCTCGCCCTTGCAATATCGCATTGAAGTGATCAATGCGTAGAAGCAATTCCCCGATTGAATTGCGCACATGCCTGTTCATCAGCACTAGCACGCCGCCCGCTGATCTTAGGTCGGGCGAAATATCGATAAGGGCCCTCTCCAGATCAACGAATGCGTTCGGCCCCATCTGGAGCCTGCTCAGCGCGACTGCATCTACGCGGCTGATTTCGATAAATAAGTTGAAAGCGGCTCCAAACTTTCGCCCGTATTCGATGCCACGGCGCATGAGGTCGCGCACATCATTGTCCCGCATCGGCTCTGACTTAAAATTGAACCGCTTGTAATAGCGATTATCTGGTGCTTGATGCGGGGCTCGGGATCTTGCCGCGGGGACGTCTAGCACGTACACCACATTTCCGATCCCCTTGCTGGTGAGCGTTACCGACTTGATTAGCAGGTCTTCGATCTGCGGAACGATATTTGACATGAGAAGGTTTTCGATTTGCTCACGCGATACCAGTTTTGGATCTAGCCCATCGTCAGTGCCGTCCGGTTTATTTCCCACTTCCTTCATACCGTAGATGATGATGCCGCCGGATGCGTTGGCCATCGCGGACACGTCTTTGAACAACTCCTTCCGTTGCCCAGGGTCCTTCATCAAGGCTTCTGAGCGCTTGTACTCTAAGGTTAGGCTTTCCTCTATTTCCCCCTTGTGCAGATCATCGATATCCTTTTCTTCCCATTCGCTCACCGGCCGCATCACTTATCTCCGAACTTGCCTGCCCTCCTGGGGGCCTCTCATCCACGGCCGCTTCGATCTGCTATCAGCTAGCAGTAGTGCGAAACGAGACTCATCAAGACGTTCCCAATTCCGACGCACGACGGGTTTCGCAAGTGCTCCACCCATCCTACCGCGCTTGGTCAGAACATCGGCGCGTCCTCATGCCACATCACAAGCGCTTCCATGTCCACCAGAACGATCTTCTCGGATAACGCTGCCGACTCGACCGCTTCGTCAGTAAATGTCGAAGTGGTGACAACGTAGCCACGATGGGCATTCTGCTCTTCGACAACGCCCTTGAACTGCTGAATCGTTGGCCTCCCGATCTTGTTACCTGACGCGTTTCGCTTGCATTGAACGACAACCAAGCCTTCAGAATGGACAGCGAAACCATCGACGCCAAAATCATTTGATTTTCGGGTAGCCCATGCATTGAGGCCCGCAGCGTCGAAGAAACTCATCGTGTGGCGCTCGAACTGGCATGGATCCATGTTCAGCAGATAGGCGCGAAGCGCCATCTCTTCTGGCGGAGTCGCGAAACGTGTCGGATCCATTGGCTGCTCCCTCATAGCAGCCTTCATTTGCGCGCTGGCGCGGCGCAAACGTTCGTCCTGAACTATGACATCGATGATCTCGGCAATATGCGGTCGCACCTCGGGGGTGGTCACGACGGCCTCGATGATCGAGGTGATACCCGCCGTTCCCAAAAAGATCAGCAACAACACAGGCACGCCGAGGGCACCGCCAAACACAGCGATACCGGCAGCCTGTCCGCCAACCAACGGGATGGCCGCCAACGTTGCGGGAAGAGCGATCTTCACCGACAGGGGGAGATCAGAGCTCCGGTAATTCGAAACAGCTTCAGAAACGTTCTTTGCAACCGCAACGATTGCGGTCCGCGCACTCATGAGCGAGTTCAGCTTCTTGAGCTTCTCTGTTGGGCTCAAGTCACTTGCGATGACAGTTCGAGACTCGCTAAGCCACCGTATCGCGAGCACTCGATCCTCTGCCCGTGTGCGCTTGATGGCGGAAGCAAATCGAGCGACCAACCATTCTTTAATGCTACCCTTAATTGCATCAAACATGATAGATTCCTAATGGTCGCAATCAGTTTTATAGTGAAATGGCAAAATTTTGGCTAGGGTTAATTGATAATGAGAGCATTGTTGACTTCGATTTTGTTGATCGTCATTCCTTCCATGTGCCATTGCGAAGATGCTTCTGCTCCGAGCCGAATCGAGAGCATTACGAAGTCGGCCGAGAGCTAGTGCCCAGCATTCCACCTCTCCCATCTGTCTCGCTGCCTTCAATGCCCGATCTCTCCCTGCCCGACTTTTCCGACGCGACAGGCAAGGTGATGACGGAATTCAATGCTTTCACGCAGCAAGTCGGCGACGCTTTGCCGATGCTCGAGCAGATGGGATACGAGGTCACGACGTTCAAAGTAACCTGGGGCCTTCCTCCGAAGGCTGGACTACGTTTGAAATCGACCGGCACGGCTGACCTTCCAAGGTTAAACAGCATTGCCGCGAAGGCTCCGAACGGAGGCGTGCTAGTTTCCGCACTCGTCACCAGCGCTGTGACGGCAAAACGTATTCAGGGAACGATGCGACTTGGAACTGCATACTTGGATGTAGATTTCGCGGTACCTCCTCGCGTGAGCATGAAATTTGTCAACGCGAAGGTGACGGAGAAGGACGAATCGTTTCGCGATCCTGACGAACTGGAGATCGCGTGCAGGTGGCACGCCGCAAGATTTATGTAGCGGGACGAATTCCGATAGTTGCTCGAGTATGCTGAGTGGTTGCGGTATCCGATCGCGGCTGGGAAATGTTCTAAGCCCGTAGGATGGTCGAGCGAGGCGAAGCCCATCAT
The sequence above is drawn from the Bradyrhizobium amphicarpaeae genome and encodes:
- a CDS encoding restriction endonuclease, with translation MFDAIKGSIKEWLVARFASAIKRTRAEDRVLAIRWLSESRTVIASDLSPTEKLKKLNSLMSARTAIVAVAKNVSEAVSNYRSSDLPLSVKIALPATLAAIPLVGGQAAGIAVFGGALGVPVLLLIFLGTAGITSIIEAVVTTPEVRPHIAEIIDVIVQDERLRRASAQMKAAMREQPMDPTRFATPPEEMALRAYLLNMDPCQFERHTMSFFDAAGLNAWATRKSNDFGVDGFAVHSEGLVVVQCKRNASGNKIGRPTIQQFKGVVEEQNAHRGYVVTTSTFTDEAVESAALSEKIVLVDMEALVMWHEDAPMF
- a CDS encoding helix-turn-helix domain-containing protein, coding for MRPVSEWEEKDIDDLHKGEIEESLTLEYKRSEALMKDPGQRKELFKDVSAMANASGGIIIYGMKEVGNKPDGTDDGLDPKLVSREQIENLLMSNIVPQIEDLLIKSVTLTSKGIGNVVYVLDVPAARSRAPHQAPDNRYYKRFNFKSEPMRDNDVRDLMRRGIEYGRKFGAAFNLFIEISRVDAVALSRLQMGPNAFVDLERALIDISPDLRSAGGVLVLMNRHVRNSIGELLLRIDHFNAILQGRGLPKVSIDSSVQAELTQLRQLCDEVSKALKDILDREP